A window of Methanobrevibacter olleyae contains these coding sequences:
- the ilvN gene encoding acetolactate synthase small subunit has translation MAKNSHVISTLVEDKPGVLQKVASLFTRRGFNIDSITVGSSEVENLSRMVFVVRGDEKVLEQVIKQLHKLVDVVKIKDIDPEYVLKRELCLVKVKTIKEKSRSEIIQYADIFRAKIIDVCDDNITMEVTGNPEKIDSFLRLLKPFGIKKIARTGPTAVARAHY, from the coding sequence ATGGCTAAAAATTCTCATGTTATTAGTACTTTAGTAGAAGATAAACCAGGTGTACTTCAAAAAGTAGCTAGTTTATTTACTAGACGTGGATTTAACATTGATAGTATTACTGTAGGTTCTTCTGAAGTTGAAAACTTATCAAGAATGGTTTTTGTTGTAAGAGGTGATGAAAAGGTCTTAGAACAAGTTATTAAACAATTACATAAACTTGTTGATGTTGTAAAAATTAAAGATATTGATCCTGAATATGTTTTAAAGAGAGAACTTTGTTTAGTTAAAGTTAAAACAATTAAAGAAAAATCAAGATCTGAAATTATACAATATGCAGATATTTTTAGAGCTAAAATCATTGATGTATGTGATGATAATATTACAATGGAAGTTACTGGTAATCCTGAAAAGATTGATTCATTTTTAAGATTACTTAAACCATTTGGTATTAAAAAGATAGCTCGTACTGGACCTACTGCTGTAGCTAGAGCTCATTACTAA